The Burkholderia ambifaria AMMD genome includes a region encoding these proteins:
- a CDS encoding MEKHLA domain-containing protein, with product MSSPIDVHFFRVLADSYQRLLHKSLVPAGMGTSEAATWLYEEAPFGILAHDVAADPVFVYGNKRAQAIFGYDWDELTALPSRFSAEPMERSERQSFLEKVARDGFVSGYRGIRITKSGTRFWIDHATVWQLTDPAGNHCGQAAMIPEVRAIG from the coding sequence ATGTCATCGCCCATCGACGTTCACTTCTTCCGCGTCCTTGCGGACAGCTATCAGCGACTGCTCCACAAGTCGCTCGTTCCTGCCGGGATGGGCACGTCCGAAGCCGCGACATGGCTGTACGAGGAAGCGCCTTTCGGGATTCTCGCGCACGACGTAGCGGCAGATCCCGTGTTCGTCTACGGCAACAAGCGCGCGCAGGCCATTTTCGGATATGACTGGGATGAACTGACCGCCCTGCCTTCACGCTTCTCCGCGGAGCCGATGGAGCGAAGCGAACGCCAGTCGTTTCTCGAGAAAGTCGCGCGAGACGGCTTCGTTTCGGGATATCGCGGGATACGCATCACCAAGTCCGGCACACGTTTCTGGATCGATCACGCGACGGTGTGGCAACTCACCGATCCGGCCGGGAATCACTGCGGTCAGGCAGCGATGATTCCGGAGGTGCGCGCCATTGGGTAG
- a CDS encoding lysozyme inhibitor LprI family protein, with translation MHGRHARRANLRSAMILAVLTIAPMAAHAAGFDCAKAASPTEKAICADPALSSLDGQLAGAWKKALAKGGDTAALKAAQLQWLKQRDRCGAGVLCVGDRYRERLASLNGAPLAADRWQQTWYRDSDTPSFGGVLTFTGTAPRLHFELSGNNGGNTGGLSGDIELHGDRGTFRQDQCRLDFSRNGGRMQVAQQGSDVDCGAGSGVTYSGDYVTASKAQARPPADLVTLKVLTDARQNAVAHKLLGADYQTLVDMINVSADEKDLDGLNANVTSYWVRGIATTNAAIVMQRGTDLWIGLLVFDAHDKVRMRYYSNVPAWKKTVPKTIRAWHDKLDKTLPIDLM, from the coding sequence ATGCACGGCCGGCATGCGCGGCGCGCGAACCTGCGATCCGCGATGATATTGGCAGTACTGACGATAGCGCCGATGGCCGCGCACGCGGCCGGTTTCGACTGCGCGAAAGCCGCTTCGCCGACCGAGAAGGCGATCTGCGCAGATCCCGCGCTGTCATCGCTCGACGGCCAGCTGGCCGGGGCATGGAAGAAGGCGCTCGCGAAAGGCGGCGATACGGCCGCGCTGAAGGCCGCGCAGTTGCAATGGCTGAAGCAACGCGACCGCTGCGGCGCCGGCGTGTTGTGCGTCGGCGATCGCTATCGCGAGCGGCTCGCGAGCCTGAACGGTGCGCCGCTTGCAGCCGACCGGTGGCAGCAGACGTGGTATCGCGACAGCGACACCCCGTCGTTCGGCGGCGTGCTGACGTTCACCGGCACGGCGCCGCGCCTGCACTTCGAACTGAGCGGCAACAACGGTGGGAATACGGGCGGGCTCAGCGGCGATATCGAACTGCACGGCGACCGCGGCACGTTTCGCCAGGATCAATGCCGGCTCGATTTCAGCCGCAACGGTGGACGCATGCAGGTCGCACAGCAGGGCAGCGATGTCGATTGCGGCGCCGGTTCGGGCGTCACGTATTCGGGCGATTACGTGACGGCATCGAAGGCGCAGGCGCGTCCGCCGGCGGATCTCGTGACCCTGAAGGTGCTGACCGACGCGCGGCAGAACGCGGTCGCGCACAAGCTGCTCGGCGCCGACTATCAGACGCTCGTCGACATGATCAACGTCAGCGCGGACGAGAAGGATCTCGACGGCCTGAACGCCAACGTGACGTCGTACTGGGTGCGTGGCATCGCGACGACGAACGCCGCGATCGTGATGCAACGGGGTACCGATCTGTGGATCGGGCTACTCGTGTTCGACGCGCATGACAAGGTGCGGATGCGCTACTACTCGAACGTGCCGGCGTGGAAAAAGACGGTGCCGAAGACCATTCGTGCGTGGCACGACAAGCTCGACAAGACGCTGCCGATCGACCTCATGTGA
- a CDS encoding type II toxin-antitoxin system RelE/ParE family toxin, translating to MPIEARLVRLTPLAEADLEDIWTYTFERWSLEQAEHYVGELASAFERLARREWRGRPSRAGNGYWRYMVGSHVVFYRETADSLDVIRVLHQRMDVDRHL from the coding sequence ATGCCGATTGAGGCGCGTCTGGTGCGGCTGACGCCGCTGGCCGAGGCCGATCTCGAGGACATCTGGACCTACACCTTCGAACGCTGGTCGCTTGAGCAGGCCGAGCACTATGTGGGCGAGCTCGCCTCGGCGTTCGAGCGTCTCGCGCGGCGCGAGTGGAGAGGGCGACCGAGTCGTGCGGGCAACGGCTATTGGCGCTACATGGTCGGTTCCCACGTGGTGTTCTATCGGGAAACGGCCGACAGCCTTGACGTGATTCGGGTATTGCATCAACGCATGGACGTGGACCGGCACCTGTAG
- a CDS encoding type II toxin-antitoxin system ParD family antitoxin, whose protein sequence is MARNTSISLGDHLAQFVDTQVASGRYGSASDVVRAGLRLLETQETELRALQEALKAGEASGEPTAFDSQAFLERMRKKHAD, encoded by the coding sequence ATGGCACGGAACACTTCAATCTCGCTGGGAGACCACCTCGCTCAGTTTGTCGACACGCAGGTCGCATCCGGTCGCTATGGCTCGGCCAGCGACGTGGTGCGGGCGGGGCTGCGCCTGCTCGAAACGCAGGAAACCGAGTTGCGGGCCCTGCAGGAGGCCTTGAAGGCCGGCGAGGCCTCGGGCGAGCCGACTGCCTTTGACAGCCAGGCGTTCTTGGAGCGGATGCGGAAAAAGCATGCCGATTGA
- a CDS encoding dTDP-4-dehydrorhamnose reductase family protein — MSHPTILLIGASGLLGRAVAASLSRESSLTQVATIRNPDTAGARRLALPPDNVARLDVLDQPALEQLFDTRRPAAVIICAAERRPDVCERDPAAARAINVDAPARIGALAARYGAWTLGISTDYVFDGKDAPYREDAAPNPLNIYGRTKLEGEAALLAASPLACVLRLPLLYGPIVDWRESAVTSLVPAIVASARPGADAVGMDAWAIRYPTYTPDVAEVIRDLTLRHLAGSTVTGIRHWSAEEPMTKYDIAQRIAAALGIDAALARIDTPADATPRPYDCHLDAARVRALGIAHATPFATGLQAVLRDAPPLP, encoded by the coding sequence GTGTCGCATCCGACCATCCTTCTCATCGGCGCGTCCGGCCTGCTCGGCCGTGCGGTTGCCGCTTCGCTGTCCCGCGAATCGTCGCTGACGCAGGTCGCCACCATCCGGAACCCGGACACCGCGGGCGCACGCCGCCTCGCGTTGCCGCCGGACAACGTCGCGCGGCTCGACGTCCTCGATCAGCCGGCGCTCGAACAGCTGTTCGACACCCGGCGACCGGCCGCCGTGATCATCTGCGCCGCCGAGCGGCGCCCGGACGTCTGCGAACGCGACCCCGCGGCCGCACGCGCGATCAACGTCGATGCGCCGGCCCGTATCGGCGCACTCGCCGCGCGCTACGGCGCGTGGACGCTCGGCATTTCCACCGACTACGTATTCGACGGCAAGGACGCGCCGTACCGCGAAGACGCCGCGCCAAACCCGCTGAACATCTACGGCCGCACCAAGCTGGAAGGCGAGGCCGCGTTGCTCGCCGCGTCGCCGCTTGCCTGCGTGCTGCGCCTGCCGTTGCTCTACGGCCCGATCGTCGACTGGCGCGAGTCGGCCGTCACGAGCCTCGTGCCGGCGATCGTCGCGTCCGCACGACCGGGCGCGGACGCGGTCGGCATGGACGCGTGGGCGATCCGCTATCCGACCTACACGCCCGACGTCGCCGAGGTCATCCGCGACCTGACGCTGCGCCATCTCGCGGGTTCGACCGTCACCGGCATCCGGCATTGGTCGGCCGAGGAACCGATGACGAAGTACGACATCGCGCAGCGGATCGCGGCCGCGCTCGGCATCGACGCCGCGCTCGCGCGGATCGACACGCCGGCCGATGCGACGCCGCGTCCGTACGATTGCCATCTGGATGCGGCGCGCGTGCGTGCACTCGGGATCGCGCATGCGACGCCGTTCGCGACCGGGCTGCAAGCCGTGTTGCGGGACGCGCCGCCGCTGCCGTAA
- a CDS encoding DoxX family protein: MRYVSLDSKKDELLLAGRVLMMILFVLFGWQKLNGFSGTVAYMASTGAPSPELSAVIAVAVELVGGALIAVGFYTRPLALVFAVYTLATALIGHRYWALQGMDQYLAMINFYKNISIIGGLLLLAVTGPGRYSFDRK, encoded by the coding sequence ATGCGTTACGTTTCGCTGGATTCGAAGAAGGACGAGCTGCTGCTGGCGGGTCGCGTGCTGATGATGATCCTGTTCGTGCTGTTCGGCTGGCAGAAGCTGAACGGCTTCTCGGGCACGGTCGCGTACATGGCGTCGACGGGGGCGCCGTCGCCCGAGCTGTCGGCGGTAATCGCGGTGGCGGTCGAGCTGGTCGGCGGCGCGCTGATCGCGGTCGGCTTCTACACGCGTCCGCTCGCGCTGGTGTTCGCGGTCTATACGCTCGCAACCGCGTTGATCGGGCATCGCTACTGGGCACTGCAGGGCATGGACCAGTACCTCGCGATGATCAACTTCTACAAGAACATCAGCATCATCGGCGGCCTGCTGTTGCTCGCGGTCACCGGGCCGGGGCGGTATTCGTTCGACCGGAAGTAA